A single Saccharolobus shibatae B12 DNA region contains:
- the tmk gene encoding dTMP kinase has product MQKLIAIEGIDGSGKTTLANLLKEHLESKMKLDVIVTREPFSEDIIKLIEKIGWNDPILLVLLFAADREIHVNWLSKIKDADLIILDRYYFSSIAYQGALGVDEQWIKMVNSYFPKPDMVILLDLPIEVAISRIKNDKFNFEEKIKSLAKVREKYLKLAKEYNFYIVDASKDKNEVLEQAIKIIQKNLF; this is encoded by the coding sequence ATGCAAAAGCTAATTGCAATTGAAGGAATAGATGGGTCAGGCAAAACAACACTTGCGAATCTATTAAAGGAGCATCTAGAATCTAAAATGAAACTGGACGTGATTGTTACGAGAGAGCCATTTTCTGAAGATATAATAAAGTTAATAGAAAAAATTGGCTGGAATGATCCAATCCTATTAGTATTGCTCTTTGCAGCAGACCGAGAAATACACGTTAATTGGCTATCTAAAATAAAGGATGCTGATCTAATAATACTTGACAGATATTATTTCTCCAGCATAGCCTATCAAGGGGCTCTAGGAGTAGATGAGCAATGGATAAAAATGGTGAATTCCTATTTCCCTAAACCAGATATGGTAATATTATTAGACTTACCAATTGAAGTTGCTATCAGTAGAATAAAAAATGATAAATTCAACTTCGAAGAAAAGATTAAAAGCCTAGCAAAAGTTAGAGAAAAATACCTAAAACTCGCAAAAGAATATAATTTCTACATAGTAGATGCAAGCAAGGATAAGAATGAAGTATTAGAACAAGCAATAAAAATTATTCAGAAGAATTTATTTTAA
- a CDS encoding Clp1/GlmU family protein: MKKEQIIQGPCTIKVLEGEARILGIEIQKNDLLTIPSDKTYTLVYDENTRLEMDCKKLLGNLNLRWDEIVEEIINTRGVVLLLGNIDSGKTYLTNLFTNLATSYLKIIDADVGQSTLFLPTFIAELKPMRKTLNLEELGYDTLEFFGDITPSTNPRLHVQKILRLYETTPKEKLTVIDTDGWTVGLNSMLHKFELIYTIDPDYIIVFDRKIKDSLPENYRNKAILLKSVNLHKSRSERKVNRIAKYERYFNEAKNIKTLSENLLGKQISNILYCAWGEYIQLSDEEPCVGYYIPLNLLKGALLGIIENKKIIGAALLVDLKVNEITILSRVNKFTGLVLGYISLNDKFEERRIRFRKCKS; the protein is encoded by the coding sequence ATGAAAAAAGAACAGATAATACAAGGGCCTTGTACAATAAAAGTTTTAGAGGGAGAGGCTAGAATACTTGGAATAGAGATACAGAAAAACGATTTATTAACAATACCATCAGATAAGACGTATACTCTTGTTTATGATGAAAATACAAGGTTAGAGATGGATTGTAAAAAGCTGTTAGGCAATTTAAATTTAAGATGGGATGAAATAGTTGAAGAGATTATAAACACAAGAGGAGTAGTATTGCTTCTAGGAAACATAGATTCCGGAAAAACCTACTTGACCAATCTATTCACCAACCTTGCCACTTCTTACTTGAAGATTATAGATGCAGATGTTGGGCAATCCACTTTATTTCTACCAACCTTCATAGCAGAATTAAAACCGATGAGAAAAACCCTTAATCTAGAGGAGCTTGGGTATGATACTCTAGAATTCTTTGGAGATATAACACCTTCAACGAATCCTAGACTACACGTTCAAAAAATATTGAGACTCTATGAAACAACACCAAAGGAAAAACTAACAGTAATAGACACTGATGGGTGGACTGTTGGACTAAATTCAATGTTACACAAATTCGAATTAATATACACAATTGATCCTGATTATATAATAGTATTTGATCGGAAAATAAAAGATTCATTACCTGAAAATTATAGAAACAAAGCAATTCTTTTAAAAAGCGTAAATCTGCATAAGTCTAGATCTGAAAGAAAAGTAAATAGAATAGCAAAATATGAGAGATATTTTAATGAAGCAAAGAACATAAAAACCCTATCTGAAAATTTATTAGGAAAACAAATATCAAACATTCTATATTGCGCATGGGGAGAGTATATACAACTATCTGACGAAGAACCATGTGTAGGTTATTATATACCACTTAATTTACTAAAAGGAGCACTACTAGGCATAATAGAAAATAAGAAAATCATAGGAGCCGCCCTATTAGTTGACCTAAAGGTAAACGAAATAACAATACTAAGTAGAGTAAACAAGTTTACAGGATTAGTTTTAGGGTATATTAGCTTAAATGATAAATTTGAGGAAAGAAGAATTAGATTTAGAAAATGCAAAAGCTAA
- a CDS encoding AAA family ATPase yields the protein MNLSTFVFERGNLVSIYGESGVGKTSLSLELALQIRTSVFISTEGSLFEARLEKIKVGQGVYFASVKSNIELFNGIINSLEYKPSLIVVDAINTFYRYERNVHSFLKLLIILRSIAQSNVKILLVWEVSANNKVAGEKFMRKFSDDVLRITKSYIIGNLRRCKFKITERGVIGCL from the coding sequence TTGAATTTGTCAACATTTGTATTTGAAAGGGGAAATTTGGTGTCAATATACGGCGAGTCTGGGGTAGGAAAGACGAGTCTTTCGTTAGAATTGGCCTTGCAAATAAGGACTTCCGTTTTCATCTCGACTGAAGGTTCTCTTTTTGAGGCTAGGTTAGAAAAGATTAAGGTTGGTCAAGGAGTTTATTTCGCTTCTGTCAAAAGCAATATTGAACTATTTAATGGAATAATCAATTCTTTGGAATATAAGCCTAGTCTTATAGTAGTTGACGCAATTAATACGTTTTATAGATATGAACGGAATGTACATAGTTTCTTAAAACTATTAATTATCTTGAGGTCGATCGCCCAGTCTAACGTAAAAATTCTATTAGTTTGGGAAGTATCAGCCAATAATAAGGTGGCTGGGGAAAAATTTATGCGAAAGTTCTCCGATGATGTTTTGAGGATTACTAAATCTTATATAATAGGTAACCTTAGGAGATGTAAATTTAAGATAACTGAAAGGGGTGTAATTGGTTGTCTATAG
- a CDS encoding CDP-2,3-bis-(O-geranylgeranyl)-sn-glycerol synthase codes for MSIAYDLLLSILIYLPAFVANGSGPFIKRGTPIDFGKNFVDGRRVFGDGKTFEGLIIALTFGTTVGVIISKFFTAEWILISFLESLFAMIGDMIGAFIKRRLGIPRGGRVLGLDQLDFVLGASLILVLIRVNITWYQFLFICLLAFFLHQGTNYVAYLLKIKNVPW; via the coding sequence TTGTCTATAGCATACGATCTTCTATTATCAATTCTCATATATCTACCTGCATTTGTTGCTAATGGAAGTGGTCCATTCATTAAAAGGGGGACTCCAATAGATTTTGGTAAGAACTTCGTAGATGGGAGGAGAGTATTTGGAGATGGGAAGACCTTTGAGGGCCTAATTATTGCATTAACTTTCGGTACTACAGTAGGTGTTATTATATCTAAATTTTTTACAGCTGAGTGGATTCTTATATCGTTTTTAGAGTCCTTATTCGCAATGATAGGGGATATGATTGGTGCCTTTATAAAGAGGAGACTTGGTATACCTAGGGGTGGAAGGGTTTTAGGGTTAGATCAATTAGATTTTGTCTTAGGGGCTTCTCTAATACTTGTGTTGATTCGTGTAAATATTACGTGGTATCAGTTTTTGTTCATATGTCTGTTAGCTTTCTTTTTGCATCAAGGGACAAACTACGTTGCTTATTTGCTAAAAATTAAAAATGTCCCATGGTGA